Genomic segment of Deinococcus gobiensis I-0:
GGTCTGGGGCGAAGAGGTGGCCGGGGAGGGCGCGGTCTTCTGGGTGCAGGTGCCGGGCGCGATGAACGCGGCGCAACACGTCACCCCAGACCAATCACCCGCCGAATAGGTCAGGTCCCGCCTACTGCCCCCGTGCCTAACTGATCCGTCGTCACGGTGAACGTCCGCTCTGTCTTCAGGAACCCTAAGGCTTGGTCCTGCGGGCAGAGCGCACACTGCCCGCATGGAGACACAGCGGGTAATCGTGATTGGGACATCGGCGGGCGGGATGCAGCCGCTGCTTGAGCTCGCAGCTGGCCTGCCCGCTGACTTTCCGGCGGCGGTGTGTATCGTCATGCACATCCCGGCCTACATACCAAGTTTTCTGCCTAATATCCTAGGCCGCGCCGGGCCGCTCTCCGCCGTGCACCCGGCGAATGGCGATCCGATATTGCCGGGCCGGATCTATTGTGCGCCGCCCGATCAACACCTGCTGATCGAGAACGGGCGCCTCAACCTGACCCGGGGGCCCAAGGAAAACCGGATGCGGCCAGCCGTCGACACCCTGTTCCGCTCGGCGGCGTACAGCGCCGGCTCGAACGTGATCGGGGTGGTGCTGTCTGGCCTGCTAGACGACGGCACCTCCGGCCTCTGGGCTATCAAGCAGTTCGGCGGCACCACCGTGGTCCAAGACCCACGTGACGCTCAGTTCGACTCAATGCCGGCGAGTGCTCTGAATCAGGTCCAGATCGACCACGTGGTGACCGCGCGGCACCTTGCGGCCCTGCTGGTCCAGCTAGTCGCCGAGCCCGTGCAAGCTCCAAGGGAGGCCGGAATGAACGAACAGGTCCGGAAGCGGCTGATCACCGAGATCAGTATCGCCAGCGGCGGCCACGCTTTCAAGAAGGGCGTCATGACGTTCGGCAAGGTCACGCCGCAGACCTGTCCGGAGTGCGGCGGCGTGCTGGTGCAGATTCAGGAAGGGGGGTTCACGCGCTACCGCTGTCATACCGGGCATGCCTATACCGGCGACACCCTACTTGTCAGCGTGACGGAGGCCATCGAGGACAAACTGTGGGCCACCCTGCGGGCGCTGGAAGAAGCCAGCATGCTGTTGGAGAACACCGGCCAGGAGTTTGAGGCGGCCGGGAACGCCCGGCTGGCCGGGGAATACCGGCGCAGGGCCAAAGAGATGGAAGCCCGCAGCGCGCTCATTTTTGAGAACGTTGCTCGCAACCGGAGCCTGAGCGTTGAGCAACTGGAGTACGAGGCTAGTCAGAAGGAGTCGCCCCAGTCAGACTGACCCATCCGAAGCCCGAGCCAGCTGATGCAAGGCTTGGTAAGGCTCTGGGATACGGTTCTTGACCGAGTGCACATACTTTAGGTTGGTGTATCTAGTAATATGTCATACAGTTCAAGCTGGTTCGTGGTCTTGTATGTTGATCTGATCTCCCACTTTCTCTTCCTAGTTCCTAGCTCTTTTTGGAGGGGATATGACTGGTCCAGAGCTATACCCGATATCACAGGAACTGCGCGAAAAGGCTGAGCACCACGTGCGCTCCGCTTCGCCTCCCCCCCTTTGGGATGGCTGGCCTGTCACCGCTTTAACCCATGAACTCCAGGTTCACCGAGCCGAACTGGTCGCGCAGAACGAGGAGCTTCAAGCCACGGTCACGGCGTTGGAGTACGAGCACCGCCTCTATCACACACTCTATGAACACGCGCCGACGGCCTACTTCACCCTGAACAACCACGCGTATATCCAGAGCGTCAATCAGGCCGCAGAGCACTTGCTTGGCTTTGACCGTGGCCAGCTGCTTGACCGCCGCTTCTTGCAGTTCATCGTCCCGGAACACCGGGCAGAGTTCAGCCGCCTGCTCGAGACATTCCCACGTCCAAAGACAGCTGCCTCCGGGCAATTCAGTGTGATTCCCTGCGGCGGCGGGCGGCTGGAGGTGCAGGTGCAGGTTCTGACCCTACCCGATTCACCGCAGGACCAGCCCACCTTTTTGCTGACGCTGACGAATCTGACGCCGTTGCTCACAGCTCAGGAGACCATGCGCACGCTGAACGCCACGCTGGAAGACCGGGTGCGCGAGAGCACCCAGCATCTCCAGGTGCTGGCGGAACAGTTCAGGCATCAGGCGCGGCACGACGCCCTGACTGGCCTGCCTAACCGCGCCGCGTTTGAGGAAGCCCTGACACTGGCCTTGGGGGAGCTCCATACGCGCCGTGAGACGTTTGCAGTGCTGTTTTGCGACATCGACCGGTTCAAACAGATTAACGACAGCCTGGGCCATCCGGCCGGGGACCAGGTGCTCCAAGAACTGGCCCGCCGCCTGCGGACCGTCATCCGGCCCACTGACCACGTAGCGCGGCTGGGCGGCGACGAGTTTGCGGTCCTGCTGCATGGTGTAGCGGAGCAGTCGGTGGTTTCCCAGAGTGTCACCCGGCTGAAAGGAGCGTTGCAGGTCCCGTTCGCCATAGGCAGTCAGGAACTGTTGGTTCAGGTGGGCAGTGGGGTCTTGCTGGTCACGACTGAGTATCGCTCTTCGGAAGAAGTACTCAGGGACGTAGATTTAGCGCTGTACCAGGCCAAGCGAGGTGGGCTGGCGAACACACGCCTGTTCGAGCCGTCGATGCGGGGCAACTGCCAGGGGTAGCTGGAGCCGAAAGCTGATCTGCGCTGAGCCCTAATTGAGGGTGTCCCAATTGCGGTTCCAGCCGATTTGCAAATCTCAACGTACCTCAGCCCGCCTGTTGCAAGCGGGCAAATTCGTTCGGGGTCCGGCCACCAAGCGAGGTGTGGGGCCGGACGTCGTTGTCGTCCTGGCGCCAGGCTGTGAGGATGAGGCGAGCCTGATCCAGGCTCTGGAACCAGTGGAGATGGAGGCACTCGTCCCAGACCCGACCATTGAAACTCTCGATGTATGCGTTCTCCACAGGCTTTCCAGGCCGGATGAAGGTGTGCGTGATACCGCGGTCGTGGGTCCAGAGATCCAGAGCCTTCCCCGCGAACTCCGGGCCGTTGTCGGTGGTGATCGCTTGGGGTGCGCCCCGGAAGCGAACGACTGCCTCAAGGCGGCGGACGACATCATGGCCCGTAATGGAGGTGCCGACGTGCATCACCAGGCACTCCCGCGTGAAGTCGTCTACGACGTTCAACACGCGGAACCGCTGCCCGGAAGCCCGCTGATCAGCCATGAAGTCCAGACTCCACCGCTGATTGGGCGCAGAAACCTGCGGTTTCTGCTGACGCTCTCCGACGCTGAGCTTCCTGCGCTCCTTCTTCTGAACACCCAGCCCTTCTGCCCGATAGATCCGGTAAACACGTTTGTGACTCATGGTCTCACCTCCCCGATCCGGCATCAGGTGAATCCAGCGGTACCCGAATCGAGGCCGTTCCCGCGCCAGCACGCGGAGACGCTCAACCAGTTACTGGTCTTTTTCCCTTTTCGGGCTGTTCCGTCTGTGCGTGGTCCGGGAGAAGGCCAGCACCTGGCAGGCCCGACGTTCACTGACCGTGAACGAGTCCCGCAAGAGGGCGACCATCTGCTTCTTGAGGGGCGTTTGCGCCTGAAATGTCGTCCCAGGCGTTACCACTTTCGCCCCACCACCTCCCCCTGCATGGCATTGTCGAGCGACAGGTCGGCCACCAGCTTCTTGAGACGCTGATTTTCGGCTTCCAGCTAACGGAACTTGCGGGTCTCGTCTTCGGTCATACCGCCATACTTGGCTTTCCAGCGGTAGATCATGGTCATCGCGACTCTATGGAGTCGCGACAGATCGCCAATCGGGGTTCCGGCTGCAAGCTGCCCGAGAATCTCCAGGAGCTGTTGCTCCGTGTACCGTTTGCGTTTCATGTTTCTCCCAATCTGCTGCTTGATTTGCAATCAGACTGGCACCGGAAACAGGGACAAGGTCACAGGGGGCACTATTTACCGACATTACCGCGGAGTTCGCGTCGCATAACAACGCTTTGAACTGGCTACCGCACCCTCCTTGTCAACCCCTATTCGCGGTGAATACATCCTGAGTACCAGCGGCCCTTTTCAGTACATCTCCTGCAACAGTACTTGGCTCTATAGTGTTCGTGAGCCACAAGCGTCTGGAACGTGCGCTAAAGTTGGATCGTCAATGCTTCTAACGGGTTCAGATCAAGACCATACCTCTCTTCAACGAGTGGCAGGCAAAGCTTGGAATAGGCTTCAGATTTATCATGGGCTTGGATTTATCAGGCCATCTTGAAAAAAGGCATGTGGTCCCGAAGCCGCTGACGACTTTCCTGAGGTAGAAACCACATCATTAGAAACTGGAGCCAACGGGAGCCCCTCGTCCTGACTTGCTGCAGTTGTTGGCAAAGTTGCCAAAACGTTCCTGATGAGCGAGAGGTGTCATAGAGCGGAGCAATTTGGAGCACCACGAAGCCACTCTGTGCCGCTCTGGACAAGAGCGTCCGTCTATAATTCAGCCAAGTCCAGGCGTCCTCGACCGAAGCCCAAGAAGTATCAGACACCCGCCAGACGCAAAGAGGGTCTGGATGCATCGTAATTGATCGACCGTGCACCTCAACGGCTTCAAGAAGCCAGTCCCACTCGGGGTACCTTGGAACTGCTGGCCACGGTTGAACCAGTAAGACGCTACGCCGGATCAGAAGCGTCGACCATTGGAGGATGGCTTCACCGGAACCCAGGCCCTTCCGATCAAACAGGTAATCGCCAAGTAGATCTCCACCTTCATACAAGCGCCAAGGCCATACTTCGTCTCCTTGAGCTGTTCGGTGGACCAGGCGGCTACTGACAATGTCCGCGTAAGGCGTCCGGTTCCAGGTCAGTTGCTTGGCGAGTTTGTCTGGCATCCAAAGGTCGCGGTCATCAAGAAGTGCAACCCATTTACCGTGCGCCTGCTGAACTCCAGTATTTAAGGCTTGTGCAGCTGTCAGAGAAGAGGCCAATTCAAGCACTGCAAGCCGCACATCCTGTACGGCCTGCAGTGCTTTACGGGTTGTCTGATCCTCCCCTGCCGTCACCACAATGACTTCCAAGTCGGATAATGTTTGTCCTAGGGCACTACGCACCGCCTGGATGACCCACACTGGACCATGTCTCGCCAGAATGATTACGCTAACATGCATATTAAATCCACTCACCCGCTTTTCAGTACTCTGAAGATTCATTGACATTTTACCTGGATGTTTGGCTCTTGAACGTGAACATCCAGATGTTGTGTTCCAGACTTTGTGATCATGACCAAAAAAGAAGGTGTCCATGCAGTTCCTACCGTTAGACCAGGAAGGAGCCCAGCCGTCTTTCTAGAAGTTTTTGGGAAATGACCGCCACCTGTCACCGGTCCTGAGGCTCATCTTCAGAAAGTCCACCCGCCTGGACCCAGCTCCCGGGTAGGGTTCCCTTCATTTCTGGAGTGACCGCCTGGCGTAAGGCGCCCATCAACTGCGTCAGATGGTGGGCGGAGACAAGGACTGTGACACGGCCCTGCAAATACAGCGCATTGAAAGTGTGCATATTCGGATGCTCGATGTCCTGAAGACGTACTGTGAACTGCCGTCCCCCCTTTTCGAACGTCACTTGTCGACCACTGCCTGGCACCCATCGCAACTCTATGTTTGAGAGTTTAGGAATGTCTGCGGAGATAGGTATAGCGTCTCTCGGATGACTCATTGTTCTTTCCCAGGCTGTGTTAGAACGGGTTGATCCACACTGCATTCCCTCTGGAAGAACGTCTGCTCCGTGGCAATCAATTGACGGAGTTGCACAAGGCCCTGTTGAACAGCCGCAGGATCCAGATGGAAAAGAGAAATACTGAGCTGGCGGTGCCAAGCGCCAGCCCGCCAGGTATACCCCCGCGCTTTGGCCTGCTGCCGGATGGGGTAGGCCTCGCCGTGTATCGTCAGATTAAGCGTCATCATCGCACGTACGAGCACATAAGGCTTATGGGTCGGTATCTGGGGGAAGCGCCGCTGGAGGTCTGTGGTCAATCTGGTCAGCGAGAGACGCAAGTGCGTCGCCTGCTGGTCCAAGGCGCGTTGGGTGTAAAGAGAAGTCAAATCAACGGGAAGGGAAAAGGTCATGGTGCATCCTTGACAGAGATCCCTAGAAGAGGTCAGGGACCAGTGACTGCCGCTCATCGAGTGTTTCATGCGTCATCACGACTTGGGCATGGGTTGGCTCTACTTCCCTTGGGAGAACGCCTCAGCACCTGACACTTCGGGAAACGGATGTGCTGGCGGTTGGAAATGGCATCCCAAGAAGCCGCAGGCAGTCCCAGAAGTCATCGCCGCCCCACCGCGCCGCCTGAGTGAGAATCTGCCACCCGATCCGCGTCACACTGACGACTGCTCGCCCGCGGTTATTCAGCCGAGGGGCATGGGTCGCTGTCCGCTGCGCCCCCACCCGGGTCATCCAGGCCAGTGCGATACACAGCCGCCCAAAGAGCCGAGAGATTCGCGCTGGGGCCGTCATGTGCGTCGCCTCCAGATTCGGGCCACGAGATTTGAGCGAAGAACACGCAGATTCAATCGCCCACCTGAGCCGATAGGTGTTCAGCACGTCCAGCACGGGCAAATCCGACGCAACGATCACCCTGTCCCCTGTGGGGGACAGGGTGATCACCACATGCATCCAGCCCCCATACACCCATGTCCGCTCAAACAGGGTGCGCACCTCTCTTGGTTGAAGCGTCGTGAACAGGTCTCGCACCAGTTCGTCCGCGATCCTCGTGTTCTTCCGGAGGCGGATACATTGCCGAATGCGTTTCCAGCGCAGGAAGGCGCACCACGCGCGCCCCACGAACTCCCGATCGGCGATCACGACGGCCCACCGTCGAGCGGGCAGGACCTTGAGCAATCGCGCAACCAGCAGGATTCGCGCGGCGGTACAGCAGTTGCCTTGATGGGGCAGCATCGACCAGACGAGTGGGATCACTGCGCCCCCGAGGCGTGCGCCCAGCACGAGGATGTTCAGCGGCGTCTGGCCATCGTGCCAGGTCGTGCGGTCCATGATCAGAGTGAGCCTGACGTCGGGGAGCAAGGGAAGCAGGACGTCACAGACGTCCTGCGGAGTGAGTTGAGCGTCGTGGAAGACCCGGGCGACCGTCCGGGTCTTGGATTCCAGGGTTGCCGCTCTGGGGAGATGGAGTGCGATCTTGCGGTGGAGCGTCGATTCGGCCTGGAGCACCGCCAGGAGCACTTCTGCCAGCCGCTTCAGGGCGTCAACGCGGCGATGAGGGAGGTGGGTTTTCAGGTGGTCGGCCAGCGTGTCAGCATGCAGGCGGGCAGTATCGGCGCTCGTCACAGACTCAGATCCTGCCCCTTGTCATGCTGAACTGCGTTCAGGACGCGATTTTTGGCGAAGTGTCAGGTGCTGAGGAAGCAAGCACTGCCTGCTCCGCTCTGGGCCCGGACCCTGGACGGCCGCAAGGTCACCCCTGACGACGCGGGACCGCGTCGTCGCCTGCGCACCCTTGAAGACGTGCTGGACGTCTTCCCGGAGATTGCTGACCTCATCATCGACGGCACCGAACAACCCCGAGGGCAGCCCAAGAAGAACAAGGGCAGTAGCCCTGGCAAGAAGACCGTGGGTCGAGCCAAGGATCAGAAGAAGTTTTTCAGCACCAAGAAGGGGACGCATACCCTGAAGACCCAGGTCGCCGTCACTCCGGATGGGCAGGTCGTCCATCTCAGTGCGACCGCCCGCGGGCGCACCCACGATATGAAGGTCCAGGGGCAATCGAGACTCCTGCCACATCTGCCTCGGGGGACCAGGCTCTGGGGCGACCGATTGGTCTGCCCCCCGAAAACTGGTCGGGATGAAGTAGAGAGTCAGGCTCGCCCCCGCCAGCCGTAGGCTGGGAAGCGAGGCCCCCATGAAAAACCGGCAGTTCAGCGAAGATCAGATCATCAAGCTGCTCCAGGACGCCAAAAAGGGCGAGAAGCCAGTCGAGGACCTGTGCCGTGACTTCGGCTGCAGTCCGGCGTCCTTTTACGCCTGGAAGAAGAAGTACGGCGATATGGCGCCCGACGAAGCCAAACGGCTTCGTCGTCTGGAGAAGGAGAACGCCCGCCTCCTGAAAATTGTCGGGCAGCAGCGCTTGGAGATCGATGCCATGAAGGACGTGATCCAGAAAAAGCGGTGACGCCCGCCGAGAGACGGGCGGCAGCGAGGCAACTCGTTGCCGCCCAGGTCAAGCCCGAACGGGCTTGCCTCCTGGTGGGCATTCCCAGATCCACGTGGTACTACCGTCCGAAGCCGCGCCAGGATGGGGACTTCCAGCAGCGCATTCGCGAACTGGCCCTTATGCATCCCCGACGCGGGTACCGCTTCATTCACGCCCTCCTCGTCCAGGAGGGACATCGCGTCAACCGGAAGAAGGTCCGGCGCATCTGGCGCGAGGAGCACCTGACGGTCACGACCAGACGCCGACAGAAGATCCGCACTGGGGCGAGTGTTCCTATGCAGGCTGAGTTCCCGGATCACGTGTGGACGTACGACTTCCTCTTCGATCAGACCCTGGAGGGGACGACGTTGAAGATCCTGACGCTGACTGACGAGTTCACCCGTCAGTCCCTGGCGCTGCGGGTGGCGGAGTCCTTCACGTCCATGGACGTGAAGGACGTCCTGCACGAGGTCATTGCCACGCGTGGCGCGCCAGGATTCATTCGCAGCGACAACGGCCCGGAGTTCATCGCCCGCGACCTGGGGATCTGGCTGGCGGTTCAGGACGTTGGCACTCGGTTCATTCTGCCAGGGAAACCGTGGCAGAACGGCTTCGCTGAGAGTTTCCACTCTCGGTTGCGGGAGGAGTGTCTGAATCTGGAGGTGTTCTACTCGGCGCGGCACGCCGGTGTCGTTCTGGACAGCTATCGCAGCTTTTACAACGCCAGAAGACCGCATTCCTCGCTGGGCTACCGAACCCCTGACGATTATGCTCAGCAGGCCAGGGGGCGGCCTGCCGCCCCCCTTTGCGGACAGAGCACCGCAAATGTGGACGTCAGACCGTCCCCTGGGTAAGCAGGAAGAGCCCATGTTGTACCCTGCTCTTGAGCCGAGCCTCTACTCGAAACTGTCCAAACTTTGGGGCCAGCCCACGATGGTATACAGGCCTGGACAAACTCTGTCCTCAGCACGAAGTGATCGTCCCCCGGATGCGCCCCAAGGGTGGCCGGCTCAGTCCGGACGACCGCGATCTGAACCATCAGATCTCCAAAGTACGGATCACGGTGGAGGACGTCGTGTGCAAGATCAAAAAATTCCGTGTCTGTCGGGAGTTTTACCGCAATGATCCCCGGCACTATGGACAGTTCTGGGGCGGTGTGGCTGGCCTGGTGAATCTGCGCACGGTGAATCGAACTCCACAGTTCGCCTGACTCATCAGAACGCGGATGGGGAGCGGCTGGGCCGCTCCCCATTGCTTTGCCTTGCAACTGCGCAATCGGTCTTCAACCCTATTGGGCGGGGCGGTGTGAACCAACGCTCAGCAACCTACAGGTGAAGAAAAGGCGGATTGGCCTCGCCCAGACCTTATGAAATCGTTGTTCTATGGGTTTGCCATTACTGGCTATGGGGCGCCACCATGCCCGTCCGCTTTGGATCCTCCTGGGTTTGGGTTTGGTGGGGGGTGCGATTCTGAAGCTAGGATGGTATTTCGCCGACGCATTGGTTTGGGCACCTGTAGTTCGGCGACGCGTCCCTCGTACGCGTGTACTCAGTGTGATGGATCATGAACCACTTCCCCTCTTGCGGCTGACTCGGAACTCCGCCACCACCCGTCCTGGGGTGCTGGGATTGGAATGGGACGACCTGGAGGGCAAACGGCATTTTGCCCAACTCGGGCCCGTGGTCGAGCAGACCCGACATACACTCACCCGTACTGTGCAGTGGCAGGAGGCCACCCTACCTGTCGGCCAGTTGATCCGGCCCAGTACCGTCGGCCTTGGAACACCTGCGTCGCGCGGTCTGAAGTACGAGGATGTCTTGGTACCAGCCGAGCATGGCTTGATGCCGGCTTGGCTGGTTCCTGGCGGTCCAGACCATCAGGTGGCTGGCACTGACTGGGTCATTGTGACTCACGGATATAAGGGGCTCCGGCAAGATGCACTCCGCATCTTGCCTACCTTTACTGCACTGGGGCTCTCTAGCCTGACCATCACCTACCGTAATGCCCACGGCGCACCTCGCACTCGGCAGGGGGTCTATCGGCTTAGCGCAGAGGAGTGGCAGGACCTGGAGGCGGCCGTGCGGTATGCCCAGGAGCAGGGGGCACGCCGCCTGCTCCTGATGGGGTTCAGCATGGGGGGAGCGATCACGTTGGCCTTCTTGCGATACAGCCCTATGGCTCCGCATGTCCACGGTGTGATTCTGGATTCTCCACCACTAGAATGGCGGTCGCTCATCCGACATTACGCCCGCCGTTATCACCTGCTGCCTCTGGCAGGACTAGTGGAATGGCTAACCGTCATAAAGAGTGGGCAGGACTTCGATGCGGCTGACCATCACAGCGTAATGACGCAGTTTGAAACCCCAATGCTTCTCTTTCATGGAAGTGACGACCGGACCGTGCCGGTGGCACACGTGGAGCGTCTGGCACATGCCCGTCCCGATATCGTGGAGTACCACCGCATTGAGGGAGCAGAACATGTGCGGACCTGGAATATCGACCCCGCGGCGTACGAAGCGGTCCTCACTCTTTTCGTACGCCGCGTCTTACCCAATCAGGAGTAGACCTCAACATAGCATTAAAATAAGAATCCTTAAATGCCTGTATCTTGAAGGCTTAACCAAGGAGGAGTATCGGTAGAGCCAAGGTGAACGTTCCAAAGACAGTCTGATTTTCTTCACACTGATTTAGCAGGACTTTGTCACTTCTCTGCCGGCTTAGGGTGACGCTCCATGGACCCGTTCCCCACAATGTGGACACCGACCGAGCCGAACGTTTTCCAGCGTTCGGCTCGCTTCTCTCCGCGCTTTCGGCAACGTCAGGACCAGCGCCATAGCGCTGGTCGCCGCTCGAACGGTTTGCAAAAACAGCATGGCCAACATCACCAGCGTCACGTGATGCGTCAGACCCCGCCAGGACCGTCCTTCGAAGTGATCCAGTCCCAGCTCTTCCTTCGCTTGCGCGTGCAACGTCTCGCACGCCCAACGCGACTTGATATCCCGAACAATCTGCGCCTTGGACGTCCCGGCGGCATGGTTGGTCACGTGATACTTGAGCTCTCCACCGCGCCGTTTCTCCCCGACGATCCACACGATCTCGCCAGGAAAGTGACGCCCCCGTCCATCTTCGACCCCATCCGCAATCCGGGCGCGCACCACGAGCCAGCGGGCCTTCCTGCCGCCCCTCACCGTGTGCCAGCGATGTGGTGGGAAGGCGTGCAGCACGTCCCGGATGGGACGTGCCGGTTCGCTGGGAACGCCATGCTTCCGTGGACGTCCCGCGTTCTTGGTCTGGAGTGGTGCGGCAGCGACCGTGACGTGCTCACCGAAGACTTTCTGGTGGCCCACGACGCCGACCGCCTAGGTGAGGCCCCGTGCGGTCAGGGCCTGGCGGAACGTTTTGCTGATGCCGTACCCCGCATCAGCCAGCACGACCCGGAAGGTCGTGCCTTGCGCCAGCACACGGTCGAGTTCTTCCAGTGCCAGGTCGCTCTTGGAACGGTAGGTATGCAGGTGTTCAGGAACGCCGGCTTCGAAGCAGCGTTCTGGATCCGCTGTCCAGCTCTTGGGCAGAAACAATCGCATGCTCAGTGGCGCAAAGATGCGCCCGTCGGCCAATGTGAGCGTCACGAGCGACTGACAGTTGGAGAGCTTCCCGAGCGCACCGCAGTATTGGTGGGCGACGCCAACACTATGATCCCCACTCTTGGGGAGCGCGGTGTCATCGATGATGAGCACGCCCTTCTTCCCCCCACAGAGGGACTGGGCACGCGTGGCCAGGAGGTGGTCCAGGGCATCCGTAGTCCAGGGGCTAACGTTCAGAAAATGGTGGAGACGTTGATAGGGCAATCCGACATGTTCAGCGATGGGTTCGGTGCTTTTGCGTTCCAGCGGGGCCAAGAGACCTCGGATGTACCTGGGCAGGCAGGTCCGTTGTTTGGGATGGTTGAGGGTTTTCAGACAGGGAGACAGAAAGTCGGAAAAAGACCGCTGCCAGTTGCGGGGCACAGGCATGTCCAGAGCATTGACCATGACGACAAGGGGCGGCTCTCAGCCGCCCCAGAGTGACAAAGTCCTGTTAGGGCGTGTTCTCATGGGCCAGGGTCAAGTCTGGTCCTCGCCTGTGAGTACCTGACTCACGAACGCACGCGTCGACATTCCTTCCGGAAGGCCCGGAACAGGTAGAGCCAGCTCAAGCACCTGTACCCCTTGCTCGTCCGCTACCTCAACCGTGCTGCCTGGCGCCACGAAGAGCGTCACGTCCTGCTCGCCCCAAACGAATTCAACCTCTTGTGCACGCACACCGTGAACCGTCACGGTGACTGTCACACCGCTCAGGAGCACGACCTCTTCCCCCCAAGGCTCCAGCACCAACGTCACGTCGTGCGGCTTGTCATTGCGAGCTTGTAAAACAATGGGAAGGGAATCAGGAGAAGGCTTCATGCCCGTATTGTGCCTGTCAGTGCGTGATTCCTGATTCGGCCGCTTCAGTTGGCAACCACGCCAATACCACCGCAATGGTCAGCCGAGTCAAATCATGGAGCTGCCGTTTGTCATATCGCGTCGCTCCTCGGCGGTAGCGCTTGAGCCGAGCGATCGCCCGCTCAAGTTGATTCCGCTCACGGTACATCCGATGGTCGTACGCCTGGGAACGGCGATGATTCCGCTTGGGTGGGATCACAGCGCGAATGCCTCGACGAGTCAGCTCCATACGAGCGACACCATTGCTGTACCCGCGGTCGCCCACCAATTGCTTCGGGCGTTGCTTGGGTCGCCCAGGACCGTAACGTTTCACCTTCCCCCCGTTGAGCAGTGGGCGAAAGCCGACTATGTCGTGGCGCTCACCACCAGTGAGGTGAAGAGCGAGCGGTTTTCCCTACCCCCCGCACTTGAGGTGTAGTTTGGTGCTGAATCCACCTCGGGAGCGGCCGAGCGCTTCATGCTGTTGACCTCCTTGTGCCCCTGCGGCATGTTGATGGGCTCGGACGACGGTGGAGTCGATGGACGGCTTGTGCCAGTCAATGTCACCTTGCCCTTCAGCAAGTTGTTGAAGTTGTGCGAGGACGCGCGTCCACACGGCTTGCTGGCCCCAGCGGGAGAAGCGCGTGGCGACGGAGCTCCAGTTGCCGAAGCAAGGCGGGAGAACGCCGGTGCGTAACGCTATGAATCAACGCATGAATCAGTAAAGAGCGTTTTGAAAGGGTAGGGCTGAGCCATCAGGCGGCAGCCAGCCGACGGACCATCAAGCGGATCATGACTTCGTAGACGAGGTTCTCGGAGGTTTCTGGCAAGGCTTCGAAATCCCGGCTCATCCGCCTTGACTTGCCCAGCCAAGCGAAGGTCCGCTCCACCACCCAACGTCGCTTCAGGACCACAAAGCCCTCCGGGATCTCACTGGGCGGGAGGGGGCGATCCTTCCGCGCCCAGGTCCAGCCGTTGCCTGCCCAGGGATGCTTGACGACCTCCAGCGTCCAGCCCACTACCTGCTTGACTGCTGGAATCAGTTTTCCAGAATACCCGGCG
This window contains:
- a CDS encoding transposase family protein, which gives rise to MIVPRMRPKGGRLSPDDRDLNHQISKVRITVEDVVCKIKKFRVCREFYRNDPRHYGQFWGGVAGLVNLRTVNRTPQFA
- a CDS encoding alpha/beta hydrolase, whose amino-acid sequence is MEWDDLEGKRHFAQLGPVVEQTRHTLTRTVQWQEATLPVGQLIRPSTVGLGTPASRGLKYEDVLVPAEHGLMPAWLVPGGPDHQVAGTDWVIVTHGYKGLRQDALRILPTFTALGLSSLTITYRNAHGAPRTRQGVYRLSAEEWQDLEAAVRYAQEQGARRLLLMGFSMGGAITLAFLRYSPMAPHVHGVILDSPPLEWRSLIRHYARRYHLLPLAGLVEWLTVIKSGQDFDAADHHSVMTQFETPMLLFHGSDDRTVPVAHVERLAHARPDIVEYHRIEGAEHVRTWNIDPAAYEAVLTLFVRRVLPNQE